GCAGGTTCTGCACTGATGGGAATTGGTTCAGCGCGTGGTGATAATCGCGCAACGAGAGCTGCAGAGCTAGCAATCTCAAGCCCACTCCTTGAAGCATCTATTGATGGCGCAATGGGAGTTCTTCTCTCTGTTGCAGGTGGCTCTGATCTTGGTCTCTTTGAAATTAACGAAGCGTGTGAACTTGTTCAGGCAGCTGCGCACCCAGATGCACGGATCATCTTTGGAACAACGATTGATGATGCACTCGGTGATGAAGTTCGAATCACTGTGATCGCTGCAGGCTTTGCTGGCGGAGAACCGAAGAAGGTTGTGATGCCGGTTATCAATGCAACAACTCTGGGTGGGGTGGCAGATCCCATTCCATCAAATGACCCACTCTCTGTGGCCCTTGACCTTGATTCAGCCCCGCGCAAGCGCATTACATTTGAAGAGCTCGTCTCTGAAGATGAAATTGATGTCCCAGATTTCATGAAGTAATTCACTTACTCAACCTTTATGAAGTATCGCTTTACCAATCGCACCGGTGGCGCAAGCTCCGGTGCTTTTGCATCTCTCAACCTTGGTACTCACGTCTTCGATGATCTGCCTACCGTTCTTGCTAATAGAGCACTACTTGCTGCGCAGGTTGGACCGATTCAGTACATGACTCAGGTGCATGGCAATCGCGTAGTAGTGATTGAAGAAGTAACGGATGAAGATCCCACTGCAGATGCGCTGGTGACTGGGATTCCTGGAATAAGCCTTGCAGTGCAGGTGGCAGATTGCATTCCACTTCTCTTGCACTCTGGCGAATCAGTTGCCGCGGTGCATGTCGGACGCAAAGGGCTAGTCAATGGTGTTGCACTTGCTGCTCTTGAAACTATGCGCGATATGGGCTCTAGCGAGATAACAGCAATCATCGGCCCATCTATTTGTGGCAACTGTTATGAAGTTTCTCAAGAAATTTATGACGAGGTTACTGCTCTGCACCCAGCTGCTGCTTCACGGACAGCTCAAGGAACTCCTGCACTCGATTTGCCTGCAGCCCTGCGAGTTCTGTTGGAAAGTCAGTCGATTTCCTTTATTGATGAATCTCGTTGCACACGTGAGAACGATGATCTTTACTCCTACCGTCGAGATGGCGTTACGGGCCGACAAACTGGAATCATTAGCTTATGAGCCGCCGTGATGAGTTAG
The genomic region above belongs to Candidatus Planktophila dulcis and contains:
- the pgeF gene encoding peptidoglycan editing factor PgeF, producing MKYRFTNRTGGASSGAFASLNLGTHVFDDLPTVLANRALLAAQVGPIQYMTQVHGNRVVVIEEVTDEDPTADALVTGIPGISLAVQVADCIPLLLHSGESVAAVHVGRKGLVNGVALAALETMRDMGSSEITAIIGPSICGNCYEVSQEIYDEVTALHPAAASRTAQGTPALDLPAALRVLLESQSISFIDESRCTRENDDLYSYRRDGVTGRQTGIISL